The Lysobacter sp. HDW10 genome window below encodes:
- the cysC gene encoding adenylyl-sulfate kinase: MQSAPFSKTQLRFITCGSVDDGKSTLIGRLLNDAGVVLEDQLRAASNAQGDVDFAALLDGLDAEREQGITIDVAYRYFQTPARSFVVADCPGHEQYTRNMATGASTAQAAIVLVDARKGVLTQTRRHTWICGLFGVRDVILAVNKMDLVGYDQSVFEGICHAYATIADAAGISTVTAIPVSALRGENLVARSSAMTWYSGPTLIETLESIEPARANSSEKPFHLPIQYVNRAGQDFRGYCGTVASGSVRAGEAVVVQPSNLRATITSVLCGFDSVAEAAAGDAVTVTLDRDIDISRGNVLSVATGPLEVSDQFSTHLLWLSSNSMLPGRSYRLLCGTREVMATITEVKHLIDVDTQAELAAKQLEVNQVGACNISLTAPIPFAKFDDSHVLGGFILIDRQTNETVAAGRIEFALRRANNIHWQAIEVDRRARANSLGQNPRCVWFTGLSGSGKSTIANAVEKQLMARGKHAYILDGDNVRHGLNKDLGFTDVDRVENIRRVAEVAKLMTDAGLIVLVSFISPFRSERRMARELFESGEFIEVHVDTSLEVAESRDVKGLYAKARAGEIPNFTGIDSPYEAPESPELRLNTVDASVEDCAEKIIHALGL; encoded by the coding sequence ATGCAATCCGCTCCCTTTTCCAAAACGCAGCTTCGCTTCATCACCTGCGGCAGTGTTGACGACGGAAAGAGCACGTTAATCGGACGGCTTCTGAATGACGCCGGTGTTGTGCTTGAGGACCAACTGCGCGCTGCGTCAAATGCGCAAGGCGATGTCGATTTTGCGGCTTTGCTCGATGGCTTGGATGCGGAGCGCGAACAAGGCATCACAATCGACGTCGCATACCGCTACTTTCAAACACCTGCACGTAGCTTTGTGGTCGCAGATTGCCCGGGGCACGAGCAGTACACCCGCAATATGGCTACGGGCGCCTCTACCGCACAGGCGGCCATCGTCTTGGTCGATGCTCGCAAAGGCGTGCTCACGCAAACACGTCGACACACTTGGATCTGTGGTTTGTTCGGCGTACGCGACGTCATTCTTGCCGTCAACAAAATGGACTTGGTCGGCTACGACCAATCGGTGTTTGAGGGGATATGTCATGCGTACGCGACGATTGCAGATGCCGCTGGCATTTCCACCGTCACCGCGATTCCAGTGTCGGCACTGCGCGGCGAAAATTTGGTTGCGCGATCAAGTGCAATGACTTGGTATTCGGGTCCGACCTTGATCGAGACTTTGGAATCCATCGAACCCGCCCGGGCCAATTCAAGCGAAAAGCCATTCCATTTACCGATTCAATATGTAAACCGCGCCGGTCAAGATTTTCGTGGCTATTGCGGTACCGTGGCATCCGGCAGCGTAAGGGCAGGGGAGGCGGTTGTCGTTCAACCCTCGAATCTACGTGCCACCATCACCTCCGTGCTGTGCGGCTTCGACAGCGTGGCGGAAGCAGCTGCAGGTGACGCCGTCACAGTTACATTGGACCGAGACATCGACATCAGTCGCGGCAATGTGTTGAGTGTCGCCACAGGGCCGCTCGAAGTGTCCGATCAGTTCTCTACGCATCTGCTTTGGCTGTCGTCAAATTCGATGCTGCCGGGTAGAAGCTACCGCTTGCTGTGTGGCACGCGCGAGGTCATGGCCACCATTACCGAAGTCAAACACTTGATTGACGTCGACACGCAAGCGGAACTTGCGGCAAAGCAGCTTGAGGTAAATCAAGTCGGTGCTTGCAATATTTCATTGACGGCGCCGATCCCCTTTGCCAAGTTCGACGACTCACATGTCTTGGGCGGGTTCATTCTCATTGACCGTCAAACGAATGAAACTGTTGCAGCAGGTCGCATCGAGTTTGCATTGCGACGCGCAAACAACATTCATTGGCAAGCGATTGAAGTGGATCGCCGCGCACGCGCAAACAGTTTGGGTCAAAATCCTAGGTGTGTGTGGTTCACGGGCCTGTCCGGATCAGGCAAGTCCACGATTGCCAATGCGGTGGAAAAGCAACTGATGGCGCGCGGCAAGCATGCCTACATTCTTGATGGCGATAACGTCCGCCACGGGCTCAACAAGGATCTGGGGTTCACCGACGTGGATCGCGTTGAGAACATTAGGCGCGTCGCAGAAGTCGCCAAGCTGATGACAGATGCCGGACTCATCGTCTTGGTCAGTTTCATTTCGCCTTTCCGCTCAGAGCGACGGATGGCAAGAGAGCTTTTTGAGTCGGGCGAGTTCATTGAAGTGCATGTCGATACTTCACTTGAAGTCGCCGAATCTAGAGATGTGAAGGGTCTCTACGCGAAGGCACGCGCGGGCGAAATTCCGAATTTCACGGGGATCGATTCGCCTTACGAAGCACCCGAGTCACCAGAGCTACGCTTGAACACAGTCGACGCGTCTGTCGAAGACTGTGCCGAAAAAATCATTCACGCGCTGGGGCTATAA
- the cysD gene encoding sulfate adenylyltransferase subunit CysD, which produces MKSTLDQLEAESIHILREVAAGFHRPVMLYSIGKDSSVLLHLLEKAFAPARSPIPLLHVDTGWKFREMISFRDQRAKETGIPLHVHMNPDGLAAGVGPISHGAAKHTEIMKTDALKQALNLYKVDAAIGGARRDEEKSRAKERIFSFRNAHHHWDPKQQRPELWQLFNTHIDEGESVRVFPLSNWTEIDVWEYIRRENIPVPALYFAKTRPVIRRGGAWIMVDDDRLAVRPDERIEEKRVRFRTLGCYPLTGAIESEAETLDEIIAEMRASRFSERQGRVIDHDPSASMEKKKREGYF; this is translated from the coding sequence ATGAAAAGCACGCTGGATCAACTCGAAGCCGAAAGCATTCATATCCTTCGCGAAGTCGCCGCGGGATTTCATCGGCCGGTCATGCTGTATTCAATCGGTAAAGATAGCTCCGTGCTTCTGCACCTGCTTGAAAAGGCCTTTGCGCCCGCTCGCTCACCGATCCCGCTCTTGCATGTGGATACTGGTTGGAAATTTCGCGAAATGATCAGCTTCCGTGATCAGCGCGCCAAAGAAACCGGTATCCCACTGCACGTTCACATGAACCCTGACGGGCTTGCTGCGGGTGTCGGGCCAATCTCGCATGGCGCTGCCAAGCACACAGAAATCATGAAAACCGATGCGCTCAAGCAAGCATTGAACCTGTACAAGGTCGATGCGGCCATCGGTGGTGCTAGACGTGATGAAGAAAAGTCGCGTGCGAAAGAACGCATCTTTAGCTTCCGCAATGCCCATCACCATTGGGATCCGAAGCAACAGCGTCCAGAACTCTGGCAACTTTTCAACACACACATCGATGAGGGTGAATCCGTTCGCGTATTCCCCCTATCGAACTGGACCGAAATCGACGTTTGGGAATACATCCGGCGCGAAAATATTCCGGTCCCCGCTTTGTACTTTGCCAAAACGCGCCCTGTGATTCGGCGCGGTGGCGCGTGGATTATGGTGGACGATGATCGTCTGGCCGTACGTCCCGATGAACGCATTGAAGAAAAGCGCGTGCGTTTCCGCACCCTGGGCTGTTACCCGTTGACGGGCGCGATTGAATCCGAAGCAGAAACCTTGGACGAAATCATTGCCGAAATGCGCGCCTCACGATTCTCGGAAAGACAGGGCAGGGTGATTGACCATGACCCCAGCGCCTCGATGGAAAAGAAGAAACGCGAGGGCTATTTCTGA